The proteins below are encoded in one region of Pseudomonadota bacterium:
- a CDS encoding acyl-CoA dehydrogenase family protein, whose translation MDFQLTEEQGFFKKTVADTIDKIVAPRAQEIDEKDEFPWELWKEFAKLGYLGLRYPEEIGGLNADKIMCMTFYEEIARGSVGFAQSVIMNILMGTYFIYRFGSDAIKERCLYPAMKGEKITTMCFTEDQSGSDLGATRTLAVRDGDGWRINGTKMWITNGPICDFCTVLATTDPSKGLKGLNFYLVEKGTPGFSSGQIIHKLGCRGTVTGELVFDNVWVPYENLLGDEPGKGVSYVSDILDEVRLMTGAMALGIAGGAYREALEFARKRVAFGQPIGNYQLIREKFADMDTMMNAARLMIYYGSWLLENNMESRVVAAEAKMYATEVCLKVVDELTRIYGANAFAYEYKSQRYFRDARFLLYGGGTHEVLKDFIGKVIIGKL comes from the coding sequence ATGGATTTTCAATTAACAGAAGAACAAGGGTTTTTTAAAAAAACTGTTGCCGACACAATAGACAAAATAGTTGCCCCCAGGGCTCAGGAAATAGATGAGAAGGATGAGTTTCCATGGGAACTATGGAAGGAATTTGCGAAGCTGGGCTATCTTGGATTGCGTTATCCTGAAGAAATAGGCGGTTTAAATGCAGATAAGATCATGTGCATGACTTTTTATGAAGAGATTGCTCGCGGCTCTGTAGGCTTCGCCCAGAGTGTCATAATGAATATTCTTATGGGAACATATTTCATATACCGTTTTGGGAGTGACGCAATCAAGGAGCGGTGCCTGTATCCTGCAATGAAAGGGGAAAAGATTACAACAATGTGCTTCACGGAAGATCAGTCAGGCTCCGACCTCGGCGCCACAAGAACGCTGGCTGTTCGGGACGGAGACGGCTGGCGGATAAACGGAACGAAAATGTGGATTACAAACGGACCCATATGTGATTTCTGTACTGTCCTGGCCACAACAGATCCGTCAAAAGGTTTGAAGGGGCTGAACTTTTATTTAGTAGAAAAGGGAACGCCCGGTTTTTCAAGCGGTCAGATTATCCACAAGCTTGGATGCAGGGGCACTGTTACCGGGGAACTTGTATTCGATAACGTATGGGTGCCATATGAAAACCTACTCGGCGACGAACCTGGAAAAGGCGTATCCTATGTAAGCGATATCCTGGACGAAGTACGGTTAATGACGGGCGCAATGGCCCTTGGCATCGCAGGGGGGGCATATCGTGAAGCATTGGAATTTGCAAGAAAAAGGGTAGCCTTCGGACAACCTATAGGTAATTATCAGTTGATAAGAGAGAAATTTGCCGATATGGATACCATGATGAATGCAGCAAGGCTGATGATTTACTATGGCTCGTGGTTGCTGGAGAACAACATGGAAAGCAGGGTTGTTGCCGCTGAAGCAAAGATGTACGCAACTGAAGTATGTCTTAAAGTAGTTGATGAATTGACAAGAATTTATGGTGCTAATGCCTTTGCCTATGAATACAAGTCCCAGAGATATTTCAGGGATGCGCGATTCCTCCTTTACGGCGGAGGAACGCATGAAGTCTTGAAGGATTTTATTGGAAAAGTTATAATAGGAAAATTGTAA
- a CDS encoding electron transfer flavoprotein subunit beta/FixA family protein, producing the protein MKILVFIKQVADTEARILIKSDKKSLEIENKYNMNFFDEFAVEEAVSIKEKTEGTWIAVCTYGSKRAIEALRTAIAMGADQAFLLDNTGLDSDDPLITAKILAAFAKQEGFDLVLCGRQAIDDESSNIGAMAAEFLGIPHVSAIMKLDIVDGNKALVESEIEGGRGTIEVQLPALFTTQKGLNEPRVPLITGVMKAMKANIPAIDPCSLGFAREILDSGAAKTNVLFYETPQSRPPVKIIEGTTPEEKVKGLIKVLKEEAKAL; encoded by the coding sequence TTGAAAATTCTGGTATTTATCAAGCAGGTTGCAGATACAGAGGCAAGAATTTTAATAAAAAGCGATAAAAAATCGCTTGAGATTGAAAACAAGTATAATATGAATTTTTTTGATGAGTTTGCTGTTGAAGAGGCCGTAAGCATCAAAGAAAAAACAGAAGGAACCTGGATTGCAGTTTGTACGTATGGCTCCAAAAGGGCCATTGAAGCATTACGGACAGCCATCGCAATGGGCGCTGACCAGGCGTTTTTACTGGATAATACCGGTCTGGATAGCGATGACCCGTTGATTACAGCAAAGATTCTGGCTGCTTTTGCAAAACAGGAAGGCTTTGATCTTGTTTTGTGCGGCAGACAGGCAATTGATGATGAAAGTTCAAATATAGGTGCGATGGCGGCTGAATTTTTGGGGATACCCCATGTGAGTGCGATTATGAAACTGGATATTGTAGATGGAAACAAGGCATTAGTGGAAAGCGAGATAGAAGGCGGCAGGGGAACCATAGAAGTGCAATTGCCTGCGCTTTTTACTACCCAAAAAGGGTTAAATGAGCCGAGAGTCCCGCTCATTACCGGTGTTATGAAGGCAATGAAGGCAAATATACCGGCGATAGACCCCTGCTCCCTGGGTTTTGCACGGGAGATATTAGATTCAGGCGCAGCGAAAACAAATGTGCTTTTTTATGAAACTCCGCAAAGCAGGCCTCCTGTTAAGATTATTGAAGGAACAACGCCGGAGGAAAAGGTAAAAGGCCTGATAAAGGTTTTAAAAGAAGAAGCTAAAGCATTATAA
- a CDS encoding electron transfer flavoprotein subunit alpha/FixB family protein: MSKDIFVFIECKDGAVRKVSFELLSKSKEITENTSSNSYAVLIGSNLRHTAEELKAHADKIIIVDNDILQEYRWDTYTHVMERLIKKYNPHMVFGASTITGKDLFPRLAARLDAPIVSDAIGIDFEGEDAKIKKPLFGGKIISWVAFKGGKTAFVTFRPNTFSIEKKMLNGEVIEETVDVQKDTRVNVLGVNKAGTKKIDLQEADFIICGGRGMKGPENFLALEEVADIMGGRAGASRAVVDAKWRDYDDQIGKSGKTISPKLYIGCGISGALHHTMGMDTSKVIVAINKDPNAPIFQYADYGIVDDLFNILPILKEELKKTKEEL; the protein is encoded by the coding sequence ATGTCAAAGGATATATTTGTATTTATAGAATGTAAAGATGGTGCAGTGCGGAAGGTATCATTCGAACTTCTGTCAAAGTCAAAAGAGATTACTGAAAATACTTCCTCCAATTCATATGCAGTGCTTATAGGTAGTAATCTCAGGCATACAGCAGAAGAATTAAAGGCTCATGCCGATAAGATTATCATTGTGGATAATGATATTCTACAGGAATACAGGTGGGATACCTATACGCATGTAATGGAACGTCTTATAAAAAAATATAATCCCCATATGGTTTTCGGGGCCTCCACTATAACCGGTAAAGACCTTTTCCCAAGGCTTGCCGCAAGACTGGATGCACCGATAGTCTCTGATGCAATCGGCATAGACTTTGAAGGCGAAGATGCAAAGATTAAAAAACCGCTTTTTGGAGGGAAGATCATTTCATGGGTTGCATTCAAAGGTGGTAAAACTGCATTTGTAACATTCAGACCCAATACTTTCTCAATTGAAAAGAAGATGCTGAACGGTGAGGTTATTGAAGAAACGGTGGATGTACAAAAAGACACGAGGGTGAATGTCCTTGGCGTAAATAAGGCCGGCACAAAAAAAATTGATTTACAGGAAGCGGATTTTATTATTTGCGGCGGCAGGGGCATGAAAGGCCCTGAAAACTTCCTGGCACTTGAAGAAGTCGCAGATATCATGGGAGGAAGGGCAGGAGCTTCCCGTGCTGTTGTCGACGCCAAATGGAGAGACTATGACGACCAGATAGGGAAAAGCGGTAAGACCATATCTCCAAAGCTTTATATAGGCTGCGGCATATCAGGGGCCCTTCATCATACAATGGGGATGGATACATCGAAGGTTATTGTTGCAATCAACAAGGATCCGAATGCCCCTATATTCCAGTATGCCGATTACGGCATAGTTGATGACCTTTTTAATATATTGCCTATTCTGAAAGAAGAACTGAAGAAGACAAAAGAAGAATTATAA
- a CDS encoding DUF2283 domain-containing protein, with protein MRISYDSKVDALYIRFIETTVTTKHVAEGIVVDYDPDGKIAGIEILDAVKRFGSKDVFKKVTLEDIALMAS; from the coding sequence ATTAGAATTTCTTACGATTCGAAAGTGGATGCACTATATATTCGCTTTATTGAAACTACAGTCACAACAAAGCATGTTGCCGAAGGAATCGTCGTTGATTATGATCCTGACGGGAAGATTGCTGGTATAGAGATACTTGATGCAGTAAAGAGATTCGGCAGCAAGGATGTCTTCAAAAAAGTAACGCTTGAAGACATTGCTCTCATGGCCTCGTAA
- a CDS encoding FAD-dependent oxidoreductase, with product MEKIDVVIVGGGLSGLSCAYMLAEQDMQVIVVERGDFPGSKNVTGGRLYIEPIRELAGTMLDGAPFERTVVRERWSLLGEGNSVGIDFTGEKFRHAAHSHTILRAHFDRWLADRLMEKGVFVIPKYRVDSLLWEGGNVAGIKAGEEEIYANVTVAADGALSFMAEQAGLKPKMKPKAYAVGIKEVIELSEEKINDRFNVDRGEGVAQLFVGDVTKGMFGGGFLYTNRETISLGIVVGIRALMEKSPTIEAHTLIDAFKERYEVKRLIEGGTLAEYAAHIIPESGYNGISKLYGNGILVTGDAAGFALNMGVTVRGMEFAIASGVIAAEAIIRAKASNDYSAQTLSYYENRLKESFVLKDLYNCREMPEFLDNSDFFSYYPNLFPALVEKIMWFGREPKERLSKTIWEGLKNSGALSMKRLKTLYGMKKI from the coding sequence ATGGAAAAGATTGATGTAGTCATCGTCGGGGGAGGGCTTTCAGGGCTTTCATGTGCGTATATGCTTGCAGAACAGGATATGCAGGTAATTGTCGTCGAGAGGGGAGATTTCCCCGGCAGCAAAAACGTAACTGGCGGGCGGCTATACATCGAACCCATACGGGAACTTGCCGGAACCATGCTTGACGGCGCCCCATTTGAAAGAACGGTCGTAAGGGAAAGGTGGAGCCTGCTGGGAGAAGGAAACTCCGTCGGAATAGACTTTACCGGGGAAAAATTCAGACATGCAGCACATAGCCATACGATACTCAGGGCACATTTTGACAGATGGCTGGCGGACAGACTGATGGAGAAAGGTGTTTTTGTCATACCCAAATACAGGGTGGATTCTCTGTTGTGGGAGGGCGGAAACGTGGCAGGCATAAAGGCAGGTGAAGAGGAAATATACGCAAACGTAACAGTTGCAGCAGACGGCGCCCTTTCCTTTATGGCTGAACAGGCCGGACTTAAGCCGAAAATGAAGCCGAAGGCCTATGCTGTCGGCATTAAAGAAGTTATTGAGCTTTCTGAAGAGAAGATAAACGACAGATTTAATGTGGATAGGGGCGAGGGTGTTGCGCAACTTTTTGTGGGGGATGTGACAAAAGGTATGTTTGGCGGCGGGTTCCTGTACACCAACAGAGAAACGATCTCTCTCGGCATAGTGGTTGGAATAAGGGCGCTTATGGAAAAGTCCCCGACCATAGAAGCACATACGTTAATAGACGCCTTTAAAGAAAGATATGAGGTTAAACGTCTTATTGAAGGGGGGACGCTTGCAGAATACGCTGCCCATATAATCCCGGAATCAGGCTATAACGGCATATCGAAACTTTACGGGAACGGCATACTGGTAACCGGTGATGCAGCGGGCTTCGCCTTGAATATGGGCGTAACGGTAAGGGGTATGGAGTTTGCCATAGCTTCAGGTGTGATTGCAGCAGAGGCTATTATAAGAGCAAAAGCATCTAATGACTATTCGGCACAGACACTTTCCTATTATGAAAACAGGCTGAAAGAAAGTTTTGTATTGAAAGACCTGTATAATTGCAGAGAGATGCCTGAATTTCTTGATAACAGTGATTTTTTCTCATATTATCCGAACCTTTTCCCTGCCCTTGTTGAAAAAATAATGTGGTTCGGCAGGGAGCCCAAGGAAAGGTTGAGCAAGACTATATGGGAAGGACTGAAAAATTCAGGAGCACTGAGCATGAAAAGGTTAAAAACACTCTACGGAATGAAAAAAATATAG
- a CDS encoding 4Fe-4S dicluster domain-containing protein, with product MKVDEKLALDAFKTDKDSHIQIRHDICRTKCKSKYCLYVCPGHLYTYNEDMDEITVEYAGCLECGTCRVACIEGAIDWTYPRGEFGIQYRFG from the coding sequence ATGAAAGTTGATGAAAAACTTGCCCTTGATGCATTCAAAACAGATAAAGACAGCCATATTCAAATACGCCACGATATATGCAGGACTAAATGTAAATCAAAGTACTGCCTGTATGTCTGTCCTGGTCATCTTTACACATACAACGAAGATATGGACGAAATAACGGTAGAATACGCAGGATGCCTCGAATGCGGGACATGCAGAGTAGCGTGTATTGAAGGCGCAATTGACTGGACATATCCAAGGGGGGAGTTCGGGATTCAGTACAGGTTCGGTTAA
- a CDS encoding phosphatidylglycerol lysyltransferase domain-containing protein produces the protein MSKIPEFPDFKPIELQDRDIFREILKQYQPGISEWTFTNLFIWRALYGFQWSLYKDWLMVICRDAKDGVYAMEPIGPSSRREAAVVLLEWLSQEKNGTDPRIERADKFLASELDGLKHLAVEPVREHFDYVYLRDDLVTLAGNRYRSKRNHINQLFRSYKFEYETLDQHHIDECLKLQEKWCLLKRCEEDLSLSSEWEAVREVLHHYSVLELKGGVVTVENKVMAFTIGELLNDETAVVHIEKADPDMPGLYQIVNQQFCEKVWENVLYINREQDLGLPGLREAKLSYYPHHFVEKYRVILKA, from the coding sequence ATGTCAAAAATACCGGAATTCCCCGATTTCAAACCTATTGAGTTACAAGACCGTGACATATTCCGTGAGATATTAAAACAGTATCAACCCGGTATTTCCGAGTGGACATTTACCAATCTTTTCATATGGCGGGCCCTTTATGGTTTTCAGTGGTCATTATATAAAGACTGGTTAATGGTAATCTGCCGGGATGCTAAGGATGGCGTCTATGCTATGGAGCCCATCGGACCGTCATCGAGACGTGAAGCTGCCGTTGTCCTCCTTGAATGGCTTTCACAGGAAAAGAACGGTACAGATCCCCGTATCGAGCGGGCGGATAAATTCCTTGCCTCAGAGCTTGACGGCTTGAAACACCTTGCAGTTGAGCCTGTCAGGGAGCATTTTGATTATGTCTACCTGCGAGATGATCTTGTAACCCTTGCCGGGAACAGATACCGTTCAAAAAGAAACCATATTAACCAGTTATTTCGTTCATACAAATTTGAATATGAGACTCTGGATCAACATCATATAGATGAATGCTTGAAGCTTCAGGAAAAGTGGTGCCTGTTAAAGCGTTGCGAGGAAGACCTGAGCCTTTCCAGCGAATGGGAGGCTGTCCGTGAAGTGTTGCACCATTACAGCGTCCTTGAACTGAAGGGCGGGGTGGTTACAGTTGAAAACAAAGTTATGGCCTTCACAATAGGCGAATTACTCAATGACGAGACGGCGGTCGTGCATATCGAAAAGGCCGATCCGGATATGCCGGGATTGTATCAGATTGTAAATCAGCAGTTCTGTGAAAAGGTATGGGAGAATGTGCTCTATATCAATCGTGAGCAGGATCTGGGTCTACCGGGCCTGCGTGAGGCCAAGCTTTCCTATTACCCCCACCATTTTGTCGAGAAATACAGGGTTATCCTCAAGGCATGA
- a CDS encoding flavodoxin family protein — MKVLILNGSARGQKGVTGRLLKGFVEGLIDGNAEVTEFNVAGLNISPCSACLSCMHKILGECAIKDDMEEIYKEMKRSDIMVLATPVYTDNMSAQLKRVMDRSICCLQGFLTKDRFGRVRHSYSWRLPAKFILISTAGFPEMETFEPLIATYRGQAMNFGSEAIAEICVSGSIAIQMEPERLDGHVSLIKEAGKELALKGSINPDILKKLNVPPYTVDEYLVAAAKYESWLQKKLGETVKQ; from the coding sequence ATGAAGGTTTTGATTTTGAACGGCAGTGCAAGGGGACAGAAAGGGGTAACAGGAAGACTGCTCAAGGGTTTCGTCGAGGGGTTGATTGACGGCAACGCAGAAGTGACAGAATTTAATGTTGCCGGCTTAAATATATCTCCATGTTCGGCCTGTCTTTCCTGTATGCATAAAATATTAGGGGAATGTGCAATTAAAGACGATATGGAAGAAATATACAAAGAAATGAAGAGATCGGACATCATGGTGCTTGCGACCCCTGTGTACACGGATAACATGTCCGCACAGTTAAAGAGAGTTATGGACCGCTCTATTTGCTGTTTGCAGGGTTTTTTAACTAAAGACCGTTTTGGCAGAGTAAGGCACTCCTATTCATGGCGCTTGCCGGCAAAATTCATACTCATATCAACGGCAGGTTTTCCAGAGATGGAGACATTTGAACCACTTATTGCCACATATCGCGGGCAGGCGATGAATTTTGGCTCCGAGGCCATTGCCGAGATATGTGTATCCGGCTCTATTGCCATTCAGATGGAACCGGAAAGATTAGATGGACACGTATCCCTTATTAAAGAGGCAGGGAAAGAGCTTGCCTTAAAAGGATCAATAAACCCTGACATATTGAAAAAACTTAATGTACCCCCTTATACAGTGGATGAGTATCTTGTTGCGGCAGCTAAATATGAATCCTGGTTACAGAAAAAATTAGGCGAGACCGTTAAGCAATAA
- a CDS encoding TIGR00730 family Rossman fold protein yields MEKQYVIDEFTLKDTWRLFHIMSEFVEGFENLSDINPAISIFGSARCQKGEALYEKAFKLSKMLGKNGFNIITGGGGGVMEAANRGAKEAGVKSVGINIELPFEQKPNPYSTLKLSYRYFFIRKVMFIKYAMAFIIMPGGFGTLDECFEAITLIQTKKVRPFPVILVDSTYWSGLMEWINETLLSQGKVSKEDLNIFKIMDDPEEITEYIKKFVIL; encoded by the coding sequence ATGGAAAAACAGTATGTAATCGATGAATTCACATTAAAAGATACATGGAGGCTGTTCCATATTATGTCTGAATTTGTTGAAGGATTTGAAAACCTTTCCGATATAAATCCTGCTATCAGTATATTCGGCAGTGCGCGGTGTCAAAAAGGCGAAGCCCTTTATGAAAAGGCATTTAAGCTGTCAAAGATGCTTGGTAAAAACGGTTTTAATATCATTACCGGCGGGGGCGGCGGCGTAATGGAAGCTGCGAACAGAGGCGCAAAAGAAGCTGGAGTAAAATCGGTGGGGATAAATATTGAACTTCCCTTTGAGCAGAAACCGAATCCATATTCAACACTCAAGTTAAGTTACCGGTATTTTTTTATACGGAAGGTTATGTTTATAAAATATGCCATGGCTTTCATTATTATGCCCGGCGGATTCGGAACGCTGGATGAGTGTTTTGAAGCTATCACTCTTATCCAGACAAAAAAAGTAAGACCTTTCCCTGTTATTCTTGTAGATTCCACATACTGGAGTGGACTCATGGAATGGATTAACGAAACCCTTCTGTCTCAGGGCAAGGTTTCCAAAGAAGACCTGAACATATTCAAGATTATGGATGACCCGGAAGAGATTACCGAATACATAAAGAAATTCGTTATCCTGTAA
- a CDS encoding DUF72 domain-containing protein, protein MGDILIGTSGFSFDDWVGEVYPAHIKKHEMLPYYEKTFGFRALEVNYTYYSMPSRKTMESFSMRTSRDFSFVVKAHKGMTHERAGNLKEQCRLFKDGINPLGDSLKALLFQFPYTFLPDSKNIDYLKTLRQEFEDFVSVVEFRNAKWSDDGYIDILRDLSFGYCIVDEPKLKGLLPFHPALTSDTGYFRFHGRNKAWFNEPVNVRYDYLYSEKELEKFVEPIRDIANKAGNTFVFFNNCHLGKAVKNAQMLKEMLGNK, encoded by the coding sequence ATGGGAGATATACTTATAGGTACAAGCGGTTTTTCCTTTGATGACTGGGTAGGCGAGGTATATCCTGCACATATAAAAAAGCATGAAATGCTGCCCTATTATGAAAAGACATTCGGATTCAGGGCACTTGAAGTAAACTATACATACTACTCGATGCCTTCAAGGAAAACTATGGAGTCTTTTTCGATGAGAACATCAAGGGATTTTTCATTTGTGGTAAAAGCCCACAAGGGCATGACCCATGAGAGGGCCGGCAATCTCAAAGAACAATGCAGACTCTTTAAGGACGGGATAAACCCTCTGGGCGACAGCCTTAAGGCGCTTCTTTTTCAGTTTCCCTATACATTTTTGCCTGACAGCAAAAATATAGATTATCTAAAGACACTGCGGCAGGAGTTTGAAGATTTTGTATCAGTAGTAGAATTCAGGAACGCAAAATGGTCTGATGATGGATATATTGATATTCTCAGAGATCTGTCTTTCGGTTATTGCATCGTTGATGAACCGAAACTGAAGGGCTTGTTGCCTTTTCACCCTGCCCTGACGTCAGATACAGGGTATTTCCGGTTCCATGGAAGGAACAAGGCATGGTTTAATGAACCGGTAAATGTGAGATATGATTATCTTTACTCGGAGAAGGAGCTTGAAAAATTCGTTGAACCGATAAGGGATATTGCAAATAAGGCAGGGAATACCTTTGTATTCTTCAACAACTGTCATCTGGGTAAGGCAGTGAAAAATGCACAGATGCTGAAGGAAATGCTCGGCAATAAATAA
- a CDS encoding ROK family protein, with translation MRIGIDIGGTKIIAGLVDKSGLVTFKKKIPTEKEKGYTGVRDNIAGLIRTIVKEGNIKTEEIERVGIACAGQIDKTTKNILFSPNLDWHNVPLRGDIEKMCGIDTFIENDVNAAVYGEWKFGLKEVPDDVIGVSFGTGIGGGLIINRRLYRGFSYVGGEVGHITLNPHGYKCGCGNTGCFEAYCGGSHIIERVRTEIEEGYRGKIWDIIEGNIGSLHTGHIEEAYLLGDMLCIRIWGEVIEYAGVALASLVNLLNPEVVILGGGVIYGSRYFIEDVKAVMEKRAMKASLAGLKIEKAQLGEDAGIVGAVFVE, from the coding sequence ATGCGTATAGGTATTGATATTGGCGGCACAAAAATTATAGCCGGTCTGGTTGATAAATCAGGCCTGGTGACCTTCAAAAAGAAAATCCCTACTGAAAAGGAAAAGGGTTACACAGGGGTAAGGGACAACATTGCCGGATTAATAAGGACAATTGTTAAGGAAGGCAATATTAAAACAGAAGAGATAGAAAGGGTCGGCATAGCCTGTGCCGGGCAAATTGATAAAACAACTAAAAATATACTGTTTTCGCCGAATCTTGATTGGCATAATGTGCCCTTAAGGGGCGACATTGAAAAAATGTGCGGCATAGACACTTTTATTGAGAATGATGTAAATGCAGCAGTATACGGTGAATGGAAATTCGGATTGAAAGAAGTTCCCGATGATGTAATCGGGGTGTCTTTTGGCACCGGAATCGGGGGCGGTCTTATTATAAACAGGAGGCTGTACAGGGGGTTTTCATATGTCGGAGGCGAGGTGGGGCATATTACGTTAAATCCTCACGGGTATAAATGCGGCTGCGGCAACACAGGCTGTTTTGAGGCATACTGCGGGGGCTCACATATAATAGAAAGAGTAAGGACTGAAATTGAGGAGGGATATCGAGGGAAAATATGGGACATAATAGAAGGCAACATCGGTTCACTCCATACAGGCCATATCGAAGAAGCATATCTGCTGGGAGATATGCTGTGCATAAGAATATGGGGAGAAGTTATTGAATACGCGGGTGTTGCCCTGGCAAGCCTGGTAAATCTATTAAACCCTGAGGTTGTAATACTTGGCGGCGGGGTTATATACGGGTCAAGATATTTTATAGAGGATGTAAAAGCTGTCATGGAGAAAAGGGCAATGAAAGCATCCCTTGCCGGTTTAAAGATAGAGAAGGCGCAGCTCGGCGAAGATGCCGGTATTGTGGGCGCAGTCTTTGTTGAGTAA
- a CDS encoding phosphomannomutase/phosphoglucomutase — MNKEIFREYDIRGTVEHDLTDDVVKNIGRALATYMSDQGKTNASVARDGRLSSEHFKNLIVEGMVESGLSVVDLGQVPTPLFYLSLFNLGMEGGIMVTGSHNPPEFNGFKVAFGKTTLFGDEIQDLRKIIEGERFVKGTGSFREYKNIVEDYYTFLRGNIKLNKKFKVVIDAGNGVGGVVALPIMKEMGQEIIDLYCDVDGRFPNHFADPTVEKNLVALRKTVIETKADVGIGYDGDADRIGVIDNEGNIIWGDYLMIIFARDIFKDKKGAYFVSEVKCSQNLYEDIEKHGGIPIMWKAGHSLIKQKMKEVNAVLGGEMSGHMFFADRFFGYDDAIYASLRLLEIMERDGRPVSEFLKDIPKLYSTPEIRVSCPDEIKFDVVKKLTEYYRSKFNIIDIDGVRIVLDDGWGLVRASNTGPILVLRFEAQTEEALERIQKMVNVDLDRIIKER, encoded by the coding sequence ATGAATAAAGAGATTTTCAGGGAGTATGACATCCGGGGTACGGTGGAACATGACCTGACCGATGATGTTGTGAAGAATATCGGCAGGGCTCTGGCGACCTATATGTCTGATCAAGGCAAAACAAATGCGTCTGTGGCAAGGGACGGAAGGCTCAGTTCGGAACATTTTAAAAATCTGATTGTTGAAGGCATGGTTGAGAGCGGCCTCAGTGTCGTTGATCTCGGACAAGTGCCCACCCCTTTATTTTACTTATCCCTTTTCAATCTCGGGATGGAGGGCGGTATTATGGTAACGGGAAGCCACAACCCGCCTGAGTTCAACGGTTTCAAGGTAGCTTTCGGAAAAACTACACTTTTCGGAGATGAGATACAGGATTTGAGAAAAATAATAGAGGGCGAGAGATTTGTAAAGGGAACAGGCTCCTTCAGAGAATATAAAAATATCGTTGAGGATTATTATACGTTCTTGCGTGGGAACATTAAACTGAATAAGAAATTTAAGGTTGTAATAGATGCCGGAAACGGTGTTGGAGGCGTGGTTGCTCTCCCTATTATGAAGGAAATGGGGCAGGAAATAATAGACCTTTATTGTGATGTGGACGGGCGTTTCCCGAACCATTTTGCAGATCCGACAGTTGAAAAAAATCTTGTTGCCCTGAGAAAAACAGTCATTGAAACAAAGGCCGATGTAGGAATAGGTTATGACGGCGATGCTGACAGGATCGGCGTAATTGATAATGAGGGAAACATTATCTGGGGCGACTATCTCATGATAATCTTTGCGAGGGATATCTTTAAAGATAAAAAAGGCGCCTATTTTGTGTCTGAGGTAAAATGCTCGCAAAATCTCTATGAAGATATTGAAAAGCACGGCGGCATTCCTATTATGTGGAAAGCAGGTCATTCACTGATAAAGCAGAAGATGAAGGAAGTCAACGCCGTACTCGGCGGCGAGATGAGCGGTCATATGTTTTTCGCAGACAGATTTTTCGGATATGATGATGCCATATACGCATCTTTGCGGCTCCTTGAGATCATGGAAAGAGATGGCAGGCCTGTCTCCGAGTTTCTTAAAGACATCCCGAAGCTGTACTCAACTCCTGAGATACGGGTAAGTTGTCCTGACGAAATAAAGTTCGATGTAGTTAAAAAACTTACCGAATATTATCGAAGCAAGTTTAACATTATCGATATAGATGGTGTAAGAATAGTCCTTGATGACGGTTGGGGGCTTGTAAGGGCTTCGAACACAGGGCCTATCCTTGTTCTGCGGTTTGAAGCGCAGACTGAAGAAGCGCTGGAGAGAATCCAGAAAATGGTCAATGTAGACCTTGACCGGATAATAAAGGAGAGATAA